A single Camelus ferus isolate YT-003-E chromosome 3, BCGSAC_Cfer_1.0, whole genome shotgun sequence DNA region contains:
- the MCIDAS gene encoding multicilin, with the protein MQACGGAAARRRAFDSICPNRMLDPRDRPFGKPGKPERKYDPPRKLFPSRSGGSPVSVYEDPPDAEPAALPALTTIDLQDLADCSSLLGSDAPPSGDSAALQNHSLPTAADFDLQDFRDTVDDLIADSSSLMSPSLASGDFPFSPCDVLPFGSCLSPPLDPRALQSPPLRPPDLPPPEQYWKQVADQNQRALGDALVENNQLHVTLTQKQEEIASLKERNVQLKELASRTRHLASVLDKLMITQSRDCMAAAEPFLLKATAKRSLEELFSAAGQDCAEVDAILREISQRCDEALQSRDPKRLRLQPEQPSTDCRPGNLHGAFRGLRTDCSRSALNLSHSELEEGGSFSTPIRSHSTIRTLAFPQGNAFTIRTANGGYKFRWVPS; encoded by the exons ATGCAGGCGTGCGGGGGCGCCGCTGCGCGTCGTCGGGCCTTCGACAGCATTTGCCCCAATAGGATGCTGGATCCGCGAGACCGGCCCTTCGGCAAGCCCGGGAAGCCGGAGAGGAAG TACGACCCTCCGCGGAAGTTATTTCCCAGTCGCAGCGGCGGCAGCCCGGTGTCGGTGTACGAGGATCCCCCAGACGCCGAGCCGGCTGCGCTGCCAG CCCTCACCACCATAGACCTGCAGGACCTCGCTGACTGCTCCTCGTTACTCGGGTCCGACGCGCCGCCTAGTGGTGACTCGGCCGCATTACAG AACCATTCCTTGCCAACGGCAGCTGACTTCGATCTGCAGGATTTCAGAGACACGGTGGATGATCTCATCGCAG ACTCATCTTCTTTGATGTCGCCTTCCCTGGCCAGTGGagacttccctttctctccttgcgACGTACTGCCGTTTGGGTCCTGTCTCTCTCCGCCGCTGGACCCACGGGCCCTACAGTCTCCGCCGCTGCGCCCTCCCGACCTGCCCCCGCCAGAGCAGTACTGGAAGCAGGTGGCCGACCAGAACCAGAGGGCGTTGGGGGACGCGCTCGTCGAGAATAACCAA CTGCACGTGACGCTGACCCAGAAACAGGAGGAGATCGCTTCGCTGAAGGAACGGAATGTGCAACTGAAGGAACTCGCCAGTCGGACCCGGCACCTGGCCTCGGTGCTGGAT AAGCTGATGATCACACAGTCCCGGGATTGCATGGCGGCAGCCGAGCCCTTCCTGCTCAAGGCGACTGCCAAAAGGAGCTTGGAGGAATTGTTCAGCGCTGCGGGGCAGGATTGCGCAGAAGTGGACGCCATCCTGAGGGAGATTTCCCAGCGCTGCGATGAAGCCTTGCAGAGCCGCGATCCCAAGCGGCTCCGGCTGCAGCCCGAGCAGCCGAGCACCGACTGCAGGCCCGGGAACCTGCACGGCGCCTTCCGGGGGCTGCGCACAGACTGCAGCCGGAGCGCGCTGAACCTGAGCCACAGTGAGCTAGAGGAGGGCGGCTCCTTCAGCACCCCTATCCGCAGCCACAGCACCATCCGCACCCTCGCTTTCCCCCAGGGCAATGCCTTCACCATCCGGACAGCCAACGGGGGTTACAAATTCCGCTGGGTCCCCAGTTGA
- the CCNO gene encoding cyclin-O isoform X2, whose product MVTPCTTSPVSPAARAGRRDDQNLRAPVKKSRRPRLRRKQPLQTRNPCPLPGDSGVCDLFESPSSGSDGADSPAASAARGCSPLPAPAQQLVQLDLQTFRDYGQSCYAFLKARESHFHPRESLARQPQVTAESRCKLLSWLIPVHRQFGLSFESLCLTVNTLDRFLTTTPVAADCFQLLGVTSLLIACKQVEVHPPRVKQLLALCCGAFSRQQLCNLECIVLHKLHFSLGAPTISFFLEHFTHARVEAGQAQVSEALEAQALARGVAELSLADYAFSSYTPSLLAICCLALADRMLQLPRPLDLRLGGHCEEALEDCLGKLQLLVAINGTSLTHMLPFQICEKCSLSPSLK is encoded by the exons TGAGCCCCGCCGCCAGGGCTGGGAGGCGAGACGACCAGAACCTCCGTGCCCCGGTGAAGAAGAGCAGGCGTCCACGCCTCCGGAGGAAGCAGCCGCTGCAGACGCGGAACCCGTGCCCGCTCCCCGGAGACTCCGGCGTTTGCGACCTGTTTGAGTCCCCCAGCTCCGGCTCGGATGGCGCCGACAGCCCCGCGGCGTCCGCGGCGCGAGGCTGCAGCCCCCTACCCGCTCCTGCCCAGCAGCTGGTGCAGCTAGATCTACAGACCTTCCGCGACTACGGTCAGAGCTGCTACGCCTTCCTCAAGGCGCGGGAGAGCCACTTTCACCCGCGGGAGTCTCTGGCGCGGCAGCCACAA GTGACGGCGGAATCCCGCTGTAAGCTGCTCAGCTGGCTGATCCCCGTGCACCGCCAGTTCGGCCTCTCCTTCGAGTCACTGTGCCTGACGGTGAACACTCTGGACCGCTTCCTTACCACCACGCCTGTGGCTGCAGACTGCTTCCAGCTGCTTGGGGTCACGTCTCTGCTCATCGCTTGCAAACAG GTGGAGGTGCACCCGCCGCGCGTGAAGCAGCTCCTGGCCCTGTGCTGCGGCGCCTTCTCCCGGCAGCAGCTCTGCAACCTTGAGTGCATCGTGCTGCACAAACTGCACTTCAGCCTGGGCGCGCCGACCATCAGTTTCTTCCTGGAGCATTTCACACACGCGCGCGTGGAGGCCGGGCAGGCCCAGGTCTCCGAAGCCCTGGAGGCGCAAGCCCTGGCGCGCGGTGTGGCGGAGCTGAGCCTGGCTGACTACGCTTTCAGCAGCTACACCCCCTCCCTGCTGGCCATCTGTTGCTTGGCGCTGGCAGACCGTATGCTGCAGCTCCCACGCCCGCTGGACTTGCGCCTGGGTGGGCACTGCGAGGAGGCGCTAGAGGACTGCCTGGGCAAGCTGCAGCTACTGGTGGCCATAAACGGAACCTCTCTGACTCACATGCTGCCCTTCCAGATCTGTGAGAAGTGCAGCCTGTCCCCGAGCTTGAAATAA
- the CCNO gene encoding cyclin-O isoform X1: MVTPCTTSPVSPAARAGRRDDQNLRAPVKKSRRPRLRRKQPLQTRNPCPLPGDSGVCDLFESPSSGSDGADSPAASAARGCSPLPAPAQQLVQLDLQTFRDYGQSCYAFLKARESHFHPRESLARQPQVTAESRCKLLSWLIPVHRQFGLSFESLCLTVNTLDRFLTTTPVAADCFQLLGVTSLLIACKQSFYSSLRKKKSSKFLQPVFSWTEVKESVLKYAPDEVEVEVHPPRVKQLLALCCGAFSRQQLCNLECIVLHKLHFSLGAPTISFFLEHFTHARVEAGQAQVSEALEAQALARGVAELSLADYAFSSYTPSLLAICCLALADRMLQLPRPLDLRLGGHCEEALEDCLGKLQLLVAINGTSLTHMLPFQICEKCSLSPSLK, encoded by the exons TGAGCCCCGCCGCCAGGGCTGGGAGGCGAGACGACCAGAACCTCCGTGCCCCGGTGAAGAAGAGCAGGCGTCCACGCCTCCGGAGGAAGCAGCCGCTGCAGACGCGGAACCCGTGCCCGCTCCCCGGAGACTCCGGCGTTTGCGACCTGTTTGAGTCCCCCAGCTCCGGCTCGGATGGCGCCGACAGCCCCGCGGCGTCCGCGGCGCGAGGCTGCAGCCCCCTACCCGCTCCTGCCCAGCAGCTGGTGCAGCTAGATCTACAGACCTTCCGCGACTACGGTCAGAGCTGCTACGCCTTCCTCAAGGCGCGGGAGAGCCACTTTCACCCGCGGGAGTCTCTGGCGCGGCAGCCACAA GTGACGGCGGAATCCCGCTGTAAGCTGCTCAGCTGGCTGATCCCCGTGCACCGCCAGTTCGGCCTCTCCTTCGAGTCACTGTGCCTGACGGTGAACACTCTGGACCGCTTCCTTACCACCACGCCTGTGGCTGCAGACTGCTTCCAGCTGCTTGGGGTCACGTCTCTGCTCATCGCTTGCAAACAG TCCTTCTATTCTAGTCTccgaaaaaaaaaatcttcaaaatttcTCCAACCTGTTTTCAGCTGGACGGAAGTTAAAGAAAGTGTGCTGAAGTACGCCCCAGATGAAGTGGAA GTGGAGGTGCACCCGCCGCGCGTGAAGCAGCTCCTGGCCCTGTGCTGCGGCGCCTTCTCCCGGCAGCAGCTCTGCAACCTTGAGTGCATCGTGCTGCACAAACTGCACTTCAGCCTGGGCGCGCCGACCATCAGTTTCTTCCTGGAGCATTTCACACACGCGCGCGTGGAGGCCGGGCAGGCCCAGGTCTCCGAAGCCCTGGAGGCGCAAGCCCTGGCGCGCGGTGTGGCGGAGCTGAGCCTGGCTGACTACGCTTTCAGCAGCTACACCCCCTCCCTGCTGGCCATCTGTTGCTTGGCGCTGGCAGACCGTATGCTGCAGCTCCCACGCCCGCTGGACTTGCGCCTGGGTGGGCACTGCGAGGAGGCGCTAGAGGACTGCCTGGGCAAGCTGCAGCTACTGGTGGCCATAAACGGAACCTCTCTGACTCACATGCTGCCCTTCCAGATCTGTGAGAAGTGCAGCCTGTCCCCGAGCTTGAAATAA
- the CCNO gene encoding cyclin-O isoform X3 — protein sequence MVTPCTTSPVSPAARAGRRDDQNLRAPVKKSRRPRLRRKQPLQTRNPCPLPGDSGVCDLFESPSSGSDGADSPAASAARGCSPLPAPAQQLVQLDLQTFRDYGQSCYAFLKARESHFHPRESLARQPQVEVHPPRVKQLLALCCGAFSRQQLCNLECIVLHKLHFSLGAPTISFFLEHFTHARVEAGQAQVSEALEAQALARGVAELSLADYAFSSYTPSLLAICCLALADRMLQLPRPLDLRLGGHCEEALEDCLGKLQLLVAINGTSLTHMLPFQICEKCSLSPSLK from the exons TGAGCCCCGCCGCCAGGGCTGGGAGGCGAGACGACCAGAACCTCCGTGCCCCGGTGAAGAAGAGCAGGCGTCCACGCCTCCGGAGGAAGCAGCCGCTGCAGACGCGGAACCCGTGCCCGCTCCCCGGAGACTCCGGCGTTTGCGACCTGTTTGAGTCCCCCAGCTCCGGCTCGGATGGCGCCGACAGCCCCGCGGCGTCCGCGGCGCGAGGCTGCAGCCCCCTACCCGCTCCTGCCCAGCAGCTGGTGCAGCTAGATCTACAGACCTTCCGCGACTACGGTCAGAGCTGCTACGCCTTCCTCAAGGCGCGGGAGAGCCACTTTCACCCGCGGGAGTCTCTGGCGCGGCAGCCACAA GTGGAGGTGCACCCGCCGCGCGTGAAGCAGCTCCTGGCCCTGTGCTGCGGCGCCTTCTCCCGGCAGCAGCTCTGCAACCTTGAGTGCATCGTGCTGCACAAACTGCACTTCAGCCTGGGCGCGCCGACCATCAGTTTCTTCCTGGAGCATTTCACACACGCGCGCGTGGAGGCCGGGCAGGCCCAGGTCTCCGAAGCCCTGGAGGCGCAAGCCCTGGCGCGCGGTGTGGCGGAGCTGAGCCTGGCTGACTACGCTTTCAGCAGCTACACCCCCTCCCTGCTGGCCATCTGTTGCTTGGCGCTGGCAGACCGTATGCTGCAGCTCCCACGCCCGCTGGACTTGCGCCTGGGTGGGCACTGCGAGGAGGCGCTAGAGGACTGCCTGGGCAAGCTGCAGCTACTGGTGGCCATAAACGGAACCTCTCTGACTCACATGCTGCCCTTCCAGATCTGTGAGAAGTGCAGCCTGTCCCCGAGCTTGAAATAA